DNA from Prevotella sp. oral taxon 299 str. F0039:
GGCGATATGGAATATTACTAATTTCTATAGGTTCAACAATTACGCTTGCCACACCTTTTGATAAGATACCCAAAATATTAGCAGCACTCCATGATAGATCTATTATGCGTCCACGTGCAAATGGTCCTCTATCTGTAACTCTTACAATTACATCTTTACCATTTTCAGGATTGGTTACACGAAGTTTCGACCCAAAAGGATATGTCCGATGAGCGCAAGTAAGACTATCGTGATGAAGCAATTCACCACTGGCAGTGCGAGCACCTGTAGCCCTTTTTGAGTAAAAAGTTGCTTTGCCACGCTGTTGTTGTGCGTAACACAGGTGGCAAAGCATCATGATGCATGTTATAATTACATATCTATAGTTTATTTGCACTATATTTCTTATTCGTTCTACACTATACCTTGCGCCATCATGGCGTTAGCAACTTTCATAAAACCAGCAACGTTTGCGCCCTTAACATAGTTGATATAGCCACTTGGTTCTGTTCCATATTTAACGCATTGTTCGTGAATAGAGTGCATGATGTAATGTAGTTTTTCATCCACTTCTTTTTCACTCCAAGGCAAACGAAGGTTGTTTTGGGTTATTTCTAAGCCAGATGTTGCCACACCTCCAGCGTTAACTGCCTTACCTGGGGCAAACAATTGGTTTGCTTTTAAGAAGAGATCAACAGCTTCGGCAGTGCAACCCATATTTGAAACTTCTGCTACACATAATGGATTGTGTTGTAAAAGGAGTTTTGCATCGTCTTCGTTAAGTTCGTTTTGGGTGGCGCATGTCAATGCAATGTCGCAAGGAATACGCCATGGCTTTTCGCCTTTAAAGAATTGTGCTCCTTCAAATTCGTCGGCATAAGGACTGCAAATATCATTGCCCGAAGCACGTAATTCTAATAGGTAGTCTATCTTTTCGCCAGAAATTCCGTTGGGATCGTAAATAAAACCATCAGGACCACTAATTGTAACGACCTTTGCTCCCAGTTCTGTTGCTTTTTTTATAACGCCCCATGTAACATTGCCAAAACCACTTGTTGTTATTATTTTACCTGCAATATCAATTCCTTTGGTTTGCAACATCTCATTTACGAAGTATAATGCACCATAACCTGTAGCTTCAGGACGTATCTTTGAACCGCCCCATTCAATACCTTTACCTGTTAAAACACCTCCCCATTGGTGTTTTAGCTTTTTATACATACCAAAGAGGTAGCCTATTTCACGTGTTCCTACACCGATATCACCAGCTGGAACATCTTCATCAACTCCGATATAATGGTATAGCTCCGACATGAAAGCATGGCAGAAACGCATTATTTCGGCATCGCTTTTTCCTCGAGGAGAGAAGTCTGAACCACCTTTGCCGCCTCCCATTGGTAGGGTTGTTAATGCGTTTTTAAAGGTTTGTTCAAATCCTAAGAATTTCAAAATAGATGGTGTTACAGATGCGTGGAAGCGAAGTCCGCCTTTATAAGGACCTATTGCACTATTAAATTGCACTCTATAACCAGTGTTTACATGAACTTCTCCTTTGTCGTCTACCCATGGAACTCTGAAAGTTATCATTCTTTCAGGCTCAACTAGTCGTTCTATAAGTTTCGCTTTTTCGAACTCTGGATGAGCGTTATACACTTCTTCGATAGATACAAGTACTTCTTTTACTGCTTGTAGATACTCTTTTTCGCCAGGATACTTTTGTTCCAAACGACTTAATATTTCATCTACATTCATAGGCTTAAAATGTTTAAGGTTAACAATTATTACAAAGATAAGAGTTATTTATATAACTGCCAAAATAAAATGTCATTTTATTTGTTTTATTTTTTGCATTTTTCTTAGTCTTGTAATAGTGTTTTTTATTGGTCTAGATAGATTTATTTTGGGGACTTAAAAGAATGACTTCTTTCATAAAATCATTGCTTTTCTATTTTGAAAATAATGATTTTGTATGGTAAACTTATTATTATTGTATTGTGATATCAATACTTCTTTTGTATAAAAATATAAAATGCTGTAGTGGTTTGTTTTACTACAGCATTTTATCGTTTCTTATTCTATTGTATTTTTCTTGTTCTGAGGAATTTGAATATCTTCTTTTGGAAGTTGTCGGTTTATTTCTGCGTGATAAGAAATAAGCGAATGAGTTCCTCTAAGATTAAGAGGTTGAATCTTATTGTGAATAATATCCATCATATGTTTATTGTTAAATGCATATATTTTAATAAACATATCGAACTCACCAGATGTAAAGTGGCATTCAACCACTTCTGGAATCTTTTTCAATCCTTCAACAACAACTCGGAAATCGCTTGGATCTTTCAAGTTAAGACCTATGAAAGCGCAGGTTTCATAACCAATTTTTTCAGGGTTAATAATGAATTGTGAACCTGTTATCACGCCCAAATTCATGAGCTTTTGTATGCGTTGATGTATGGCTGCACCACTTACATTGCATTCACGAGCAACCTCAAGGAATGGAATGCGTGCATCTTCTGCCACCATTTGAAGAATTTTTTATCTAAATTATCTAAACTATGATGTCCCATATTTGTTTATTTTTGTTGATGCAAAGATAACACAAAAGAAAGAAATAAACAACTTTTTAATGCTTTCTTGTTATAATTGCACACCTTTTTCTTCTTTTTTCAGAAAATATTTATCAAAGAAATCAAATGTGGGGGGTATTCTTTTATTTATTATCCAAGGTGATTTTGTGGTATATAAGAATACTTTTAATGATATCTTGATGCTGTTGATATATCTATTGCAATGTTTTGTTTTTTCTGTTTAAATCAATATAAACAGGTTGATCCAATTGAATTACTTTTGTAATTGATTTTTATTGGCGATGCTTTGATTGCCCTACATAAAACACATTGTCGACCTTTGCCTCTTGAAGAGCTTTTTTAATGAACATAATTTCGTGCATTGGCGTGTGCTCATCTGCCTTTATTAATACTGTGAAAAGATTTTTGTTACCTTGTTTTAGCTGTTTTCTTACCTCGTTTATTGCTTCAGAAAGTTGTTCTTTCGCAACAGGCTTTCCATTCACTTCGATAATTGTTGGTTGTTCTTGAGGGGGTACATTGGGAGTAAAAAGTTTACCAATAGAAATAGAGCATAGTGCTTTCTTCTCATGTAAGTTTGCCAACGACATTCCTTTGGGTAGCGAATAGCGCACCTTAGAGTTGTCGGTTCGCATGTGCGTTACAATCATAAAGAAGAATAACACAGAGAAAATGAGGTCGGGAAGCGATGCTGTGTTCAATTGAGGAACATCGTGTTGTTTCTTTTTAAACATACTCATTGCTCACCTCCTTTACTGTTTTCATATGCATTTTCAACAATTCGTTGAGGCAAATCGTGCGCAATTGCTTCACGTTCGCCTGCATCTGCCAATTCATACTCGCAATTATAACGCTTTAAACACAATTCGTTACGAGCTTTTTGATAAGCCAAAGCAAGTGCATTTTGCAGTTTAAAGTAGCTATTATAGTTGCTCTCGGGATGCGACTGAATGTATATAACATGTTTTTTAGCGTGTTTCAAGATAAAACGAGATGCAACTGATGATATAGAATCAACAACAATGGGTTTGCCTTCAAGTGTAATTTGGTTGTTGGGCAATAGCTCTATCGACATAAACGAGTTTTTGTTCACCTCTGTTTGCTCTTGTTTCTCTTTCTTATCTTTAGGTGGAATTCTGCCTTTTAAGCCTTTGTCGAGGTTCATAGAGGTAGTTACAAGAAAGAATATCAACAGCATAAACGAGATATCTGCTGTTGAAACAGTGTTCAGTTCGGGTACTTCTTGTTTCTTTCTTTTAAATAACATTTATGCTCTTCTATAGCTTTTAATTGTTCCCCACGTTGCACAAGCAATGCCAATGAATAGCAACAAAATAGAAACTGAAATAAACATGTCGCTTGTTTTCAACCAAAACGTGTTGTTAAAGAATATTCCATTCACCTTCAAAGGTGATGAAGAACCTAGTAAGAAGAATAGAATAAGTAGAGTAGGGATGCTTATGAATGTGGCATTACGAATGAATTTCACCTTAATTCCATTCTGAATGCTGGGCATTTGTGCTCCCAATAAGATTTCTTTAACGAGTGCCCATGCTGCAATGGCAATGGATAAGAAAAGAACGATATAAGTAAAGACAAGGACAGTGTTGGTAAGTAGAGGCTCAACCATTCCCTCTTTAGTTAGCGATGGCATATCGTATCCAACTAAAAAGAATAGCGAAAATATCACCAAAGTGAGTAAACAAAGTACTCTTAGGCTGATATTGGCTAATTGCTTGTTGTCTTTTATCTTCAATTTATTCTTTTTCATGCTTTGTTTTATATTGCATTATTGCATCGAGGAGGGTCATTACCGACTCTTCCATCTGCGAAGTGAGATGGTCTATCTTTGAGATGATGTAGTTATAAAATAGCTGTAGAATCAAAGCCACAATGATTCCAAAGATGGTTGTGATAAGAGCTACCTTCATTCCAGATGCTACAATGGTTGGACTTATGTCGCCTGCGGTTTGTATTTGATCAAAAGCAAGCACCATTCCGATAACAGTTCCGAGGAAACCTAACGATGGAGCCATGGCTATAAACAAGCGAATCCACGAGCAACCACGCTCAAAATAGGCTGTTTGAACAGATCCATAAGAAACGATAGAGCGTTCTATTTCTTCGATAGGTTGATCTATTCGCATAACGCCTTCTTTGCAAATGGCAGCCACAGGACCTCTTGTTGCATCACATTGTTGTAGTGCTTTATCTAAATTCTTTGAGGTAATGTTCTGCGAAAGCTCTTCCATAAACTTCTTTGCATTGATTTCTGACAAAGTGAGGAAAATGATTCTTTCAATGCAAAAGGCAAGTCCTAAGACTAAAGCTAATGCTACCAACGACATAAAACCAGCGTTACCCTCAATGAACTTTGTTTTAAGTGCGTTGTGAAAACCTGTTTGAGGTTGGTTAATTGCTTCGTCTTCTTCCACCTCTTCGAGTCCTTTCACTAAAGTCGTGTCTACTGTTTGTGTTGTAGAAGTAGGTTGTTGGACTGCATTTACTGCAGAATCGCCTTTTTGTGCCATTGCACTTAGTGAGCATATCACCAGCAATTGCACCATAATAAATAGTTGTAATAAATATTTCTTCATCTTGTTTATGTAAAAAAGCAACAGCCTTTTTGTGTTGGTTGGGTACTTATTTTTACTTAAGTGTTATACTTCAATGCAAATATTAAACGCAAAATTAGAGCTTTTATTTTAAACATCAAAATATAAGAAAAATTCTTTCATCTTGTTTTGGGATATTTCTTGCGAAACAATTCGATAGCTTTTTCACCTTAAAAGCATTGACTTTGTATGATAAAAGCATTGAGATGATAGAGTAAAA
Protein-coding regions in this window:
- a CDS encoding septal ring lytic transglycosylase RlpA family protein, with product MMLCHLCYAQQQRGKATFYSKRATGARTASGELLHHDSLTCAHRTYPFGSKLRVTNPENGKDVIVRVTDRGPFARGRIIDLSWSAANILGILSKGVASVIVEPIEISNIPYRPTDKIILPEINFDVSDAGYSFIQQWKKETPNKIEAASKQTTKEKTPPEKTKTINKEGHNPPPQLEKGKEDGNKPKSNKWSNVFDKLKIWEN
- the gdhA gene encoding NADP-specific glutamate dehydrogenase — its product is MNVDEILSRLEQKYPGEKEYLQAVKEVLVSIEEVYNAHPEFEKAKLIERLVEPERMITFRVPWVDDKGEVHVNTGYRVQFNSAIGPYKGGLRFHASVTPSILKFLGFEQTFKNALTTLPMGGGKGGSDFSPRGKSDAEIMRFCHAFMSELYHYIGVDEDVPAGDIGVGTREIGYLFGMYKKLKHQWGGVLTGKGIEWGGSKIRPEATGYGALYFVNEMLQTKGIDIAGKIITTSGFGNVTWGVIKKATELGAKVVTISGPDGFIYDPNGISGEKIDYLLELRASGNDICSPYADEFEGAQFFKGEKPWRIPCDIALTCATQNELNEDDAKLLLQHNPLCVAEVSNMGCTAEAVDLFLKANQLFAPGKAVNAGGVATSGLEITQNNLRLPWSEKEVDEKLHYIMHSIHEQCVKYGTEPSGYINYVKGANVAGFMKVANAMMAQGIV
- a CDS encoding biopolymer transporter ExbD, with the protein product MSMFKKKQHDVPQLNTASLPDLIFSVLFFFMIVTHMRTDNSKVRYSLPKGMSLANLHEKKALCSISIGKLFTPNVPPQEQPTIIEVNGKPVAKEQLSEAINEVRKQLKQGNKNLFTVLIKADEHTPMHEIMFIKKALQEAKVDNVFYVGQSKHRQ
- a CDS encoding biopolymer transporter ExbD, giving the protein MLFKRKKQEVPELNTVSTADISFMLLIFFLVTTSMNLDKGLKGRIPPKDKKEKQEQTEVNKNSFMSIELLPNNQITLEGKPIVVDSISSVASRFILKHAKKHVIYIQSHPESNYNSYFKLQNALALAYQKARNELCLKRYNCEYELADAGEREAIAHDLPQRIVENAYENSKGGEQ
- a CDS encoding MotA/TolQ/ExbB proton channel family protein produces the protein MKKYLLQLFIMVQLLVICSLSAMAQKGDSAVNAVQQPTSTTQTVDTTLVKGLEEVEEDEAINQPQTGFHNALKTKFIEGNAGFMSLVALALVLGLAFCIERIIFLTLSEINAKKFMEELSQNITSKNLDKALQQCDATRGPVAAICKEGVMRIDQPIEEIERSIVSYGSVQTAYFERGCSWIRLFIAMAPSLGFLGTVIGMVLAFDQIQTAGDISPTIVASGMKVALITTIFGIIVALILQLFYNYIISKIDHLTSQMEESVMTLLDAIMQYKTKHEKE